A stretch of DNA from Nitrospira sp. KM1:
TCTCGAATCCGTTGAAGCAGGTGCGTGGCCGGTGACTGAGGCTTGAGAAGAATAGGATTTTTTCTGCCTGCCAAAAAGACCCGCTCGTCTTTATCCCCGCGGGCCTTCGCCAGACCGAGAATCGGCAGATGCGGTTTACCGGCCTGCTTCAGTCCTTCCATGGCCGCAGCGAGCTGGCCGAGACCCCCATCGATGAGCACGAGATCCGGCAGCGCCAGATCCTCGACGGTCCCATACCGGCGGCTCACCACTTCACGCATGCTGGCAAAATCGTTGGCTCCGGTGACCGTGACGATTTTGAAGCGGCGATAATCGGATTTCTTCATCCGGCCCTGCTCCCAGACAACCATGGAGGCGACCGACTGGTTTCCCATCGTGTTCGAAATGTCGAAGCCTTCTATTCGGAGCGGCGGGGCTTCGAGATGCAGGAGCCGTTTGAGTTCGGCTCCGGCCTGACGATCGAGCTCTTCGTCGCGCAAATGCTCGGCCGCCGCCGCTGCGGCATTCTCCTCGGCAAGAAGCACCAGCTGGTGTTTGACGCCCCGCTCGGGAGCGATGAGACGGACCGTTTCGCCGCGCTTCTCCGTGAGCCAGCGGGCGATCAGCTCCGCATCGGGGATCTCCACAGGCACGAGTAATTCTCGGGGAGGCTGGCCGTCCTTATTATAGAACTGCTCGATGGCTGAACGGACCAGTTCTTCGTCCGCCGCATCCGCCGACTCAGGCCAGAAGAAATCTTTGCGTCCGATCAGCAACCCGCCGCGGACGAACAGCAATTGGAGATCGACCGCCGTCCCCTGCCGGGCGATGCCGATGACGTCCTGATCGGCCGAGACAACCTGTGTGATCCGCTGTTTTTCGAGCGTGCGCTCGATCTTGAACAAACGGTCGCGCAGGCGGGCTGCCTCTTCGAATTCCTCGCGACCGGCATGCGCTTCCATCCGGCTCCGCAGATCCTCGACGAGCTCCCGATCCTTCCCCTCGAGGAAATTTCTGACCTGCTTGACGATGGCATGGTAGTCGGCTTTGGACTGTTGGCCGGTGCAGGGAGCCATGCAGCGCTTGATCTCGAATTCAATGCATGCTCGTTCGGCATGGCCGTCGATATCGATGGTACATGTTGCCAGTGGAAATGCTCTCTTGATGACCTTCAGCGTTTCGCGCAATGCTCCGGCCGGTGTGTAGGGTCCATAATACAGGGCACCGTCTTTCTGGACCCGACGAACGATCGACAGGCGTGGGAAGTTATCTTTTACCGGCAGCCGCAGATAGGGATATTGCTTGTCGTCCCGCAGCACCACATTGAACCGCGGCCGGTGGCGCTTCACCAGATTACTTTCGAGGATAAGCGCTTCCAGTTCGGATCGTGTCACCATCGTTTCCAGATCGGCGACCTGCCCGACCATCAGCGATGTTTTCGCCGAGTGATCTGTGCCTTTCTGAAAATACGATCGGACCCGATCGGACAAGACGGCTGCTTTCCCGATATACAACGGCTCACCGGCGGCATTTCGAAAAAGATAGACGCCGGGTCGATCCGGCACATGTGCGAGCTTGGATTGCAGAAGGTCTTTCGTCATGGATTCACCGGCCATCCGTCAGGATACCAGGAAGTGGGGACGATTGCCCCCGGGAACGGAAGAGAAGAGGAATTGGAGAGGGACTATCGCAATGCCCGCAGGAATGAGGCGCTCAGCGTACCGCGGGCGACCTCGGCGACCGGTCCGGTCATGGTCAGATCGAAATCCGGCGCGACGTCGATATTGAGCGAGCCTCCAGGCATGTCGACGCGGACCGGGCTCTTGACCAGTCCCAGGCGAACGGCGGCACTCGCTGCCGCACAGGATGAGGACCCAGAGGCTTGGGTTTCACCCGCGCCGCGCTCCCAGATGAGGATGAAGAGTTTCTTCGGACCAGTGGGAACGGCAAGCTGGACGTTCGTCCGCCTGGGGAAAATGGAATGGTGTTCCAGCGCCGGCCCGAGGGCCAAAAGATCCTCACGCGTCCAGGATTGACCGGCTGATTTGAAGACGACGCAATGAGGATTGCCGACGCTCACTCCGGTAAAGTTCAAGGACCGGCCGGCAGCCTGGATTGGCTGGCGGATCAGTTCATCCGCGCGGAGTGTGCAGGGCAACGCACCGGGGGAGAACGTGGCACGGCCCATTTCAACTGTGACAGAGGATGCGTCGCGGCGTGCATCGAGATGCAGATCGACCGTGACCAGTCCGCCCTTCGTCTCGACAGTGAAGTGTGTCTTCTTGGTTCTGCCCGTCGCATGGAGGTACCGGGCGAAAATGCGCAGACCGTTTCCTGACTTTTCCGCTTCGCTTCCGTCCGGATTGAAGATGCGGAGTCCGAAATCGGCGCTCTTGGACGGTACCGGAACCAGAATCCCGTCGCTGCCCAGCCCCCAATGACGATTGCAGATCAATGCGACGGTCTTGCTTTTCAACGCGAAGGTCAATTCCTTCGGGTCCATGACCAGATAGTCGTTTCCCAGCCCGTGCCCGCGAAAAAACCCATTCTTCATCGAAGGCTCCTTCCAAACGGCGTTCTGCTAAAAAAACGAACGACAATACTCGGTCCGACGTGAATCCGTCAATGGAACGGGACGGCCGATCCGATGGCGGTCGATCACACGATCGTGATGTCAGGCGGCCGTTCGATCAATTCGACCTCATAGCCGTCGGGCGCGTCGATGAAAATGAATCGGCTTCCGGAGGATGTCACGGTCGGCCCATCGGTGATCCGAATGCCCTGCGCCTTCAGCGAGGACATCGTGTCGTCGAGGTCGTCAACTTGAAAGGCAAGATGCACGAGGTCTTCCTGCACCTTCACGGGACCGCTGGCGGGAAAGCTGCAGAGTTCAATCAATTCCTCGCTGTTGGGCACCCGCAGGAATGCCAGCTGGGAACCACGGGGAGAGGTCTTGCGTTCGACCACCTGCAAACCGAGCACGTCCGTGTAGAAAGCGATGGTATGATCCATATTGCTGACCCGCATTCTGGTATGCAACAGCTTCATCACGCGCATCGCTAGATCTCCTCGGCCCGCATCCCCGGTCCGGTTGTTTTTCTGAGAAGGATTTCCGCAGAACCATCAATCAGGAGGTTCGGAAGAGGCCCGATCTCCTGATAACCGTGCCTGCGGTAGAAACGGCGGGCCGGTTGGTTGAAGTCCGATACGCAGATGAAGAGATTCGTGGCTCTGGCGAATACCAGCGACTCGACATGTTCGAGTAGGCGACTTCCCACTCCGCGTCCCCTGGCCCGTGCAGCCACGCCGAACAGTTCCAGATAATCTCCGAGAAGAAAGTGGCGTCTGACCACGGCGATCGCTGCGACGACACCCGCATCATCAGGCAGGACATAACTCTCGCGCCCGGCAGGGATCGGCGCGAAATATCGATCCCAGTCCGCCATCCGATGACCGAGACGTTTCCATGGCTCTGAGCCGAGCAGGAGGCCGATGACCGCATGACGATCCTCCGCCGTCATCGCTCTGATAGGAGGCGGCATCAGCGGTTCGTCTGCCGGCATGCGAGGACATCCGTGACGGTCATGGGAATCAGGTGGCGCTGCGGCAGTACCTGTTCGGCCAGATGGGCGACCGCCTCATAGGTGTATCGGCCTTTCCCGTTGGCATGCAGCACGACGATACTGCCTTTGCGAGTGAGGCGGGAGAGCCGGTGATCGATCTGTTCCAGTGAGAGGGTGGGGTCGGGATCCCCCGACACGACGTTCCAAAGGATGAACTGAAGTCCCAGGTTTTTGACCAGATCGACGGTGTGATCGTTGAACTCGCCGTACGGCGGGCGAAAGAGAGACGTCGCCCGTCCATATTTCGTTTTGAGCACACGGACGGGTGCCAGGATTTCCTGTTGCTGTTCGTCGAGTGTATGCATGGGAAGGTGCGCGTGCACGTCGCCGTGGGTGCCCACCTCGAAGTACGGAATCCCTAGGAGGAATTTGACTTCAGTGTCGTGCCGCGCCATCCATCGGCCGGACATGAAGAATGTTGCGGGAATTTTATGTTCGACCAAATAGTCGATGACTCGTTGATCATAGCCGCTGCCATTGCGGACAGGGCAGAGATCGAACGTCAAGGCGACTCCGGGACAGGCCGGAGGGCCGCTGGTGAGGACTTCACCGCAGGCGGATCGTGCAAGGACCACGGCAAGGAGAACTGTCCCAAGGGCCAATCGGAGGATAGGCATCGTCGTCAGTATACCCGACCGCACGCTTGACGGCGAATTTTCGCCGCTGGTACGGTATCTTCATGGCATTGCCTGATTGGGAAATCGGACGGGCGCTCGGCATACCGATACGGATCCACGCGTCGTGGTTCCTCGTATTTTTCTTCATGAGTTGGACCTTGGCGACAGGCTATCTCCCGGATGCCTTGCCCGGTCTATCCCACGAACGGTATTGGGGAATGGGAGCCGTCGCGGCCCTGCTCCTGTTCTTGTCAGTTCTGCTTCATGAACTGGGCCACTCCTACGTCGCCAAGCGATATCACATCCCCATCGCCCAAATCACGCTCTTCATTTTTGGCGGGGTGGCGCATATGGGAAAGGAACCGCCCCATCCCCGTGCGGAGTTTCTCATTGCCATCGCAGGACCGGCCGTAAGCTTCGTGCTGGGCGTACTATGCCTTACGTTGGCGATGACGGCGGATACGGTGTTTCCAGGGCCGTCAGTGCGGGGTTTCGTTGTGCTGGGAGGTTTGCTGGGCATGGTCAATGTCCAATTGGGGCTGTTCAATCTTATCCCTGGGTTTCCGTTGGACGGCGGTCGAATGTTACGGGCGGGACTATGGGCATGGAGCAAAAATCTTTATCGTGCCACCGGTCATGCCGCCATGTTCGGCCTCTGGTGCGGCGTCTTGTTTTGCCTGATTGGAGCCTGGATCGTCGGAGAATCTCTGTTCGGAGGGGGTGAGCAGTCGGTGGCCGGTAATGGAGGCTGGCTGTTGTTCATCGGTGCGTTCCTGTTCAGCGCCGCTTGGAATGCGAGGAAGCAGGCGTCCCTCCGTATGGCGTTGGAAGCCACGACCGTTGAGGAAGTCATGGTCCGGACGCCGTTGGTCATCCCATCACATCTGACGGTTCGCGCGGCCGTCGATGACTATTTCGTCGCTCACGGCTTCAGTGGATTTCCCGTGGCCGAGGGGGATTCCGTGACAGGTGTGATCACTGTGGACGATCTCCAGCGGGTGCCGCAAGCCCTCTGGGATTGGCGGACGGTGCGGGATGTGATGAGCCCGGCTTCCCCGGATCTGTTCGTGACCAGGGATCGGACGGTCAAGCAGGCGCTTGATCGCATGGCCAGAACCGGCCGGGATCGGCTTGTGGTGATGGAAGAAGAGCGACCGGTCGGCCTCATCACACAATCGTCGGTCGTGACGTTTTTTCAGTTACATCGAAATGGCCGGGCGCAGAAGAAGCCGGACACCTGAACGGCTACCCATCCGCCTTGGCCACCGAGATATTCTGTGCGATGGCAATCCGAATGAGATGCACCACGAGAAGAAATCCATATACCACGCAGAAGAATTTGAAGGTGACACGATAGAAATCCATCAATAGGACAGGAAGGCAGAGCGCAAACAGGAGGCTCGCGATCAAGGTCATAAACGTCAGGCGCCGGCAGAATTCATGCGACGCTTCCTTCCCGATCGGCTTGAGGGCTCTCGCATAGCGCTCAGCGCGCTGGAGCCTGGCTTCATAGAGAGAGCGTTCACCGAAGCCCCAATAGCGGAGGTAGAAGTATCCTGCAACAATCCACAGCCATGGCATCGCCCACAACGGCCAGTAGGTCCCGCCATGATATGTGTCGCTGCTGATCAATGTGGCGAATGACGGAGCATAGAGCAATCCCAACACCAGAGGGAGGACGCGTTCATCACGAGGACGTTCCCCTGCGGGCCCGCCGTGGATCAGTTCCTTCTCGAATAGAGGGTAGCCGTACTTGAGAACCACGAGTGCGATCGCCGCGCTCATGGTCTTGTCCGGAATATACCGGATCCAGTTCTGAAGCCAGTTGACGATCCACCAACCGATGCTGTCGGCCCATGTCAGGCCGATCAGTGACTCGATGGACTGGTGGACCATGTGTTCCCATTCCAGCACGCGCGTGCTCAGCGTGTCGGCCAGATCCGGATTGAGGGAAAAGATCGAGTGTTCATTCAGGGCAGCCTGGACGAAGGTCCCCGGCACGCTCATGACCAGTGCGCCGCCGACGCCGAACGCATAGAGGAACCAGGCGTGCGAGAGTGCGGAACTTTTTCCGGTCCTGAGATACTTCTGAAATCCTCCCTGCCGTGCCATCCAGCCCCAATACAGAGCCCCGGTCATACTTACGAGCGACCAGGGAAAAATCACGACGTCTGCTCCCGACTCGGGAAATAGGAGCCAATTCACGATGGAGTTGGAGAGTAGGGCGGCCGTAGCTCCCCACCACGGACCGAGCAGGAAAGCTACGAGCGCCGTTCCGGTCATATCGAGAAAGAGGATGCTCTCCAGATGACGGCTCAGCGTCAATCCCACATAGTTCAAGAGAAGGCCGGCGGCCACGATCACACCGGTTTCATACATCAGAAGATAGGAGGTTCCGCGCAGGGGACGTGACGAAAAGAAATCAATCACCGGCGCGGGGTCCGGCAAGGCTCGTTCCGCCGCAGAATGCGCTTTGCGCTCTTGTCCCGACTTGAGCCGGTTCTGAATGTCGAGCAGCTTTTCCATCATGGACAGCATAGCGGCGACGAAGCCGGCAATGGTGCCGCCCAACATCAACAGATCTTTTCCGAAGTCGTCGAACATCTTCCGAAGGTCTCCGATGGTGGTTCATTGTAGCCAGGTCGGCACGCCCTCGCCAGAAAAAGCCCGGAAGCCGACAGCGGCAGACCTGCTCCGGATGCATTACAGCGACATGCCGGGAGTCTTGGACAGGACGGGGTCGGGCACCCGGATCCGTTGCTGCAGCGAGTGGGCGACAACGGCTCCAAAGAGGAGCAGCGTGGCAGAATAATACAGCCAGAGAAGGAGGAGAATGACTTCCAACAATGAGCCATAGAGGTCGTACAGCGCGGCGTATTCGGCATAGTTCGTAAACAGCAATTTTGCCGAGACCCACAGGAGGCTGAACGTGAGGGCTCCGATCATGGCTTCGCGCCACCCGGGAGGGCGGCGGGGTACGAAGCGGTAGAGTGCCGTGACGGTGAGAAAGGCCAGCAGAAACGGAAGCGTATAGGTCAGGAAAAAATCATGAGCCGTCAAGGCCAGGAGGTCGAGCCCCCAGAAATGGGGGATATAACTGGTGATGATGTTGACGGTCTGCGTGGCGACGTACGAGACGACGAGCAACAGTCCGACCGCTCCAAGGGAGGCGACAGAAATAATCGTCGAAATCAGCGGATGGCGTTGCCAGCGGCTTTCGAATACGACATTCAGGGCGTAGTCGAGCTCGTAGAAGACCAGCGTGCCGAACCAGGCAAAGGACAAAAAGACGAGCCAGCGCACCGTGTCCAATTCGCTCACGCGCTGCAACTCCACGGCCAGCTTGGCGCCGAGAGTCGGGAGAAAGCCTTTCAAGAAGCTGAGGAGCACTTGCGCCCCGATGACATCCTGACTGACGATGAAACTGACGCCGTACAGCAGGAGAAAGACGAGCGGGAAGAGCGAGAGCAACGAGAAAAATGCGAGGGACGCCGCGAGGCTGCCGCATCCTTGTCTTAAGAACGATGTGAGGAAGTCTTTGAGCAGACGCCAGAGTTCCATTGGCCGCCACCTCTGATGGAATCACTCAGCCTAGCACGGCTGGCGCAGTGATGCACGGGCGGTCAGCCTGTGTTATTTGAGCGGAAGGACCGACTGCACCGCCAGACTTACCAGAGGATTCGGGAACAGTCCGAAGATGATGACTCCGGCGACTGCGCAGGCCAAGACGATCGAGAGGGCCGGGGAAGGCACCAGCCGCGGAGGATCAACCACCGATGCATCCGGTTCGCGCATATACATGACCATGACGATCCGCATGTAGTAGTAGGCGGACACCGCGGCGAAGATCAAGGCGATGACGGCCAACCACGTCAGCCCGGCATCGACCGCCGCCATGAAGACATAGAACTTTCCGATGAACCCGGCGGTAGGAGGAATGCCGGCGAGCGAGACCATGAACACGAGCATGAGGAACGCCGCCATCGGTTGACGTTTTGCCAGTCCGGTGAAATCCTCGATCTCCTCGCCTTCTATTCCACCGGTACGGAACATCGCAATCACGGCAAACGCTCCCAGGGTCATGAAGGCGTACAGGACGAGATAGAGCATGACACTGGCGATTCCCGTCGTCCCTCCCGACTCGCTCATACTGCGACCGGCCGCCACGATGCCGATCAAGGCATACCCGGCATGCGCGATGCTCGAATAGGCCAGCATCCGTTTGATGTTGGTCTGCACGATTGCCACCAGGTTTCCGAGCACCAACGTGGCGAGACACAGCAGAAGGAACAGCGCGGACCAGTTGGCCTTGAGCCCGCCGAGTCCTTCCACGAACACGCGCAGGAAGGCTGCGAAGCTGGCGGCTTTGGATGCGACGGCCATGAAGGCCGTGACGGATGT
This window harbors:
- the uvrC gene encoding excinuclease ABC subunit UvrC → MTKDLLQSKLAHVPDRPGVYLFRNAAGEPLYIGKAAVLSDRVRSYFQKGTDHSAKTSLMVGQVADLETMVTRSELEALILESNLVKRHRPRFNVVLRDDKQYPYLRLPVKDNFPRLSIVRRVQKDGALYYGPYTPAGALRETLKVIKRAFPLATCTIDIDGHAERACIEFEIKRCMAPCTGQQSKADYHAIVKQVRNFLEGKDRELVEDLRSRMEAHAGREEFEEAARLRDRLFKIERTLEKQRITQVVSADQDVIGIARQGTAVDLQLLFVRGGLLIGRKDFFWPESADAADEELVRSAIEQFYNKDGQPPRELLVPVEIPDAELIARWLTEKRGETVRLIAPERGVKHQLVLLAEENAAAAAAEHLRDEELDRQAGAELKRLLHLEAPPLRIEGFDISNTMGNQSVASMVVWEQGRMKKSDYRRFKIVTVTGANDFASMREVVSRRYGTVEDLALPDLVLIDGGLGQLAAAMEGLKQAGKPHLPILGLAKARGDKDERVFLAGRKNPILLKPQSPATHLLQRIRDEAHRFAITFHRKLRGKTLVSSRLDQIIGVGSITRTKLLKHFQSVEDITRASDDALRQAGLDERTLRELRRSLAS
- the dapF gene encoding diaminopimelate epimerase — encoded protein: MKNGFFRGHGLGNDYLVMDPKELTFALKSKTVALICNRHWGLGSDGILVPVPSKSADFGLRIFNPDGSEAEKSGNGLRIFARYLHATGRTKKTHFTVETKGGLVTVDLHLDARRDASSVTVEMGRATFSPGALPCTLRADELIRQPIQAAGRSLNFTGVSVGNPHCVVFKSAGQSWTREDLLALGPALEHHSIFPRRTNVQLAVPTGPKKLFILIWERGAGETQASGSSSCAAASAAVRLGLVKSPVRVDMPGGSLNIDVAPDFDLTMTGPVAEVARGTLSASFLRALR
- a CDS encoding VOC family protein encodes the protein MRVMKLLHTRMRVSNMDHTIAFYTDVLGLQVVERKTSPRGSQLAFLRVPNSEELIELCSFPASGPVKVQEDLVHLAFQVDDLDDTMSSLKAQGIRITDGPTVTSSGSRFIFIDAPDGYEVELIERPPDITIV
- a CDS encoding GNAT family N-acetyltransferase; translation: MPADEPLMPPPIRAMTAEDRHAVIGLLLGSEPWKRLGHRMADWDRYFAPIPAGRESYVLPDDAGVVAAIAVVRRHFLLGDYLELFGVAARARGRGVGSRLLEHVESLVFARATNLFICVSDFNQPARRFYRRHGYQEIGPLPNLLIDGSAEILLRKTTGPGMRAEEI
- a CDS encoding polysaccharide deacetylase family protein; this encodes MPILRLALGTVLLAVVLARSACGEVLTSGPPACPGVALTFDLCPVRNGSGYDQRVIDYLVEHKIPATFFMSGRWMARHDTEVKFLLGIPYFEVGTHGDVHAHLPMHTLDEQQQEILAPVRVLKTKYGRATSLFRPPYGEFNDHTVDLVKNLGLQFILWNVVSGDPDPTLSLEQIDHRLSRLTRKGSIVVLHANGKGRYTYEAVAHLAEQVLPQRHLIPMTVTDVLACRQTNR
- a CDS encoding site-2 protease family protein, with translation MALPDWEIGRALGIPIRIHASWFLVFFFMSWTLATGYLPDALPGLSHERYWGMGAVAALLLFLSVLLHELGHSYVAKRYHIPIAQITLFIFGGVAHMGKEPPHPRAEFLIAIAGPAVSFVLGVLCLTLAMTADTVFPGPSVRGFVVLGGLLGMVNVQLGLFNLIPGFPLDGGRMLRAGLWAWSKNLYRATGHAAMFGLWCGVLFCLIGAWIVGESLFGGGEQSVAGNGGWLLFIGAFLFSAAWNARKQASLRMALEATTVEEVMVRTPLVIPSHLTVRAAVDDYFVAHGFSGFPVAEGDSVTGVITVDDLQRVPQALWDWRTVRDVMSPASPDLFVTRDRTVKQALDRMARTGRDRLVVMEEERPVGLITQSSVVTFFQLHRNGRAQKKPDT
- a CDS encoding YihY/virulence factor BrkB family protein — encoded protein: MELWRLLKDFLTSFLRQGCGSLAASLAFFSLLSLFPLVFLLLYGVSFIVSQDVIGAQVLLSFLKGFLPTLGAKLAVELQRVSELDTVRWLVFLSFAWFGTLVFYELDYALNVVFESRWQRHPLISTIISVASLGAVGLLLVVSYVATQTVNIITSYIPHFWGLDLLALTAHDFFLTYTLPFLLAFLTVTALYRFVPRRPPGWREAMIGALTFSLLWVSAKLLFTNYAEYAALYDLYGSLLEVILLLLWLYYSATLLLFGAVVAHSLQQRIRVPDPVLSKTPGMSL
- a CDS encoding NADH-quinone oxidoreductase subunit N — its product is MTSFGADLLVLLPELVIVAAACLVLILDPVTKPSRKELLAWLSLGSLALCIGLTGGQIGSMNVRVQAFNDLVVVDGYARFWKLMLYVVTGMTILMSMPYLKVERLQLGEYYGFILLSLSGMMVMVSGTDLLTIYLGTELMSLSLYIMAGLKRSSARSLEASAKYFVLGAFSSGLLLYGISLLYGVTGGTRLSVIAGAIGSRGFDDPLLLIGTILIAVGFAFKLAVVPFHMWTPDVYQGAPTSVTAFMAVASKAASFAAFLRVFVEGLGGLKANWSALFLLLCLATLVLGNLVAIVQTNIKRMLAYSSIAHAGYALIGIVAAGRSMSESGGTTGIASVMLYLVLYAFMTLGAFAVIAMFRTGGIEGEEIEDFTGLAKRQPMAAFLMLVFMVSLAGIPPTAGFIGKFYVFMAAVDAGLTWLAVIALIFAAVSAYYYMRIVMVMYMREPDASVVDPPRLVPSPALSIVLACAVAGVIIFGLFPNPLVSLAVQSVLPLK